The genomic window CCCCAATCGGTGGAGCGGATTTTAAGATAATCTTTCTTGACGAGGCCGATGCTCTCACGCCTGATGCACAGTCAGCATTGAGGCGTACTATGGAACGCTATACGAACAATTGCAGATTTATTCTTTCATGTAATTATTCTTCCAAGATCATTGAGCCAATACAATCCAGATGTGCTGTTTACAGGTTTCGTCCTCTTTCCGACGATGCAATAGGTAAACGTTGTCGGCATATAGCAGAAAAGGAAGGTCTGGATATTGCAGATGATGGCATCGAAGCCATCAAATATGTTGCAGAAGGGGATATGCGCAAAGCAATAAATGCCGTTCAGGCTGCTTCAATGTTTGATTCCAGTATCCATGCGGACAGTATTTATCGGATTACTGCCACGGCTCACCCTGAAGAAATAAAAGGCCTTTTGGAAAGTGCTCTTGGGGGCAACTTTATTTCATCTCGCAAAAAGCTTGAAGATTTAATGGTTTTAAGAGGTTTGTCGGGAGAAGATGTTGTAGGTCAGGTTTACAGGTCACTTTTTGATATTGATATGCCTGACCGGAAACTTGTCTCAATTGTTGATGTGGTGGGTGAGATCGATTTCAGGATAACTGAGGGGGCTGACGAGCGCATCCAGCTGGATGCTTTACTTGCCCATCTCTCCATTGAAGGCGAGGAATAAGGGTATTGAATGCTTTTTGGTGACCACCTTATAGGTTTACTGGGTTTGGTTCCTTCCTGGCTTGCTACCATAGTAATGGCTGCTTTGCCGGTAGCCGAGCTCAGGGGTGCAATTCC from Methanohalophilus halophilus includes these protein-coding regions:
- a CDS encoding replication factor C small subunit; this translates as MKEEIWIEKYRPYRLEDVVGQSDTIERLRSYIKTNNLPHLLFSGPPGVGKTATAVSIARELFGDDWRENFTELNASDERGIDVVRTKIKNFAKTSPIGGADFKIIFLDEADALTPDAQSALRRTMERYTNNCRFILSCNYSSKIIEPIQSRCAVYRFRPLSDDAIGKRCRHIAEKEGLDIADDGIEAIKYVAEGDMRKAINAVQAASMFDSSIHADSIYRITATAHPEEIKGLLESALGGNFISSRKKLEDLMVLRGLSGEDVVGQVYRSLFDIDMPDRKLVSIVDVVGEIDFRITEGADERIQLDALLAHLSIEGEE